A region of Geothermobacter ehrlichii DNA encodes the following proteins:
- the cls gene encoding cardiolipin synthase, translating to MLDTILWLLIFIFSLVSAGHALLTKRDPRAALIWVLICFTLPGLGAGLYWLLGINRIRTRARDWQTRGEERPWPEPNTSCWLPPVDDDPVFLHENNAALLALADAVTRRPLVSGNLVEPLFNGEEAYPAMLEAIESARHEINLATYIFGSGRTGKKFVAALEAAAERGVTVRVLIDAIGERYDFPPARRLFRSKKVRIARFLPPSLFGRGIYLNLRNHRKLLVIDNRLGFTGGMNIGDRHLASDVRNPRRTADVHFRVQGPVVGQLQEAFLEDWAFATGDRFQNPEYPPAVPGGLAFCRGISAGPNEDFDKLMWLLVGAFNSAREHIRIMTPYFIPDRPLLVAINSAALRGVKVEIILPQKNNLPYVGWAARAYFWELLQYGARIYYQPPPFNHSKLLLVDHHYSLVGSANLDPRSLRLNFEFNLTVFDRELNWKLSRHFDAVRDQSRPVTQAEVDGRPLPVKLLDSVCKLFSPYL from the coding sequence GTGCTCGATACCATCCTCTGGCTGCTCATTTTCATCTTTTCCCTGGTTTCGGCCGGGCACGCCCTGCTGACCAAGCGGGATCCGCGTGCCGCCCTGATCTGGGTCCTTATCTGCTTCACCCTGCCGGGGCTGGGAGCCGGACTCTACTGGCTGCTCGGCATCAACCGCATCCGCACCCGTGCCCGCGACTGGCAGACACGCGGCGAAGAGCGCCCCTGGCCGGAGCCGAACACCAGCTGCTGGCTGCCGCCGGTCGACGACGATCCGGTCTTTCTGCATGAAAACAACGCCGCCCTGCTCGCCCTGGCCGATGCCGTCACCCGCCGGCCGCTGGTCTCCGGCAACCTGGTCGAACCTCTGTTCAACGGCGAAGAGGCCTATCCGGCCATGCTCGAGGCGATCGAGTCGGCGCGACACGAGATCAACCTGGCGACATACATCTTCGGTTCGGGTCGCACCGGCAAGAAGTTCGTCGCCGCCCTGGAGGCGGCGGCCGAGCGGGGCGTCACCGTGCGGGTACTCATCGACGCCATCGGCGAGCGCTACGATTTTCCCCCGGCACGACGCCTGTTCCGCTCGAAAAAGGTGCGCATCGCCCGCTTTCTGCCGCCGTCGCTGTTTGGCCGCGGCATCTACCTGAACCTGCGCAACCACCGCAAGCTGCTGGTCATCGACAACCGCCTCGGTTTTACCGGCGGCATGAACATCGGCGACCGGCATCTGGCCTCCGACGTGCGCAATCCGCGCCGCACCGCCGATGTCCATTTCCGGGTGCAGGGGCCGGTGGTCGGTCAGCTGCAGGAGGCCTTTCTCGAAGACTGGGCCTTCGCCACCGGCGACCGGTTCCAGAATCCCGAGTATCCGCCCGCCGTTCCCGGCGGCCTCGCCTTCTGCCGTGGCATCAGTGCCGGTCCCAACGAGGATTTCGACAAGCTGATGTGGCTGCTGGTCGGCGCCTTCAACTCCGCCCGCGAGCACATCCGCATCATGACCCCCTACTTCATCCCCGACCGCCCCCTGCTGGTCGCCATCAACAGTGCCGCCCTGCGTGGTGTCAAGGTCGAGATCATCCTGCCGCAAAAGAACAACCTGCCCTACGTCGGCTGGGCCGCCCGCGCCTACTTCTGGGAACTGCTCCAGTACGGTGCCCGTATCTATTACCAGCCGCCCCCCTTCAACCACAGCAAGCTGCTGCTGGTCGACCACCATTACAGCCTGGTCGGTTCCGCCAACCTCGACCCGCGCAGCCTGCGGCTCAACTTCGAGTTCAACCTCACCGTCTTCGATCGCGAACTCAACTGGAAGCTGAGCCGGCACTTCGACGCCGTCCGCGACCAGTCCCGCCCCGTCACCCAGGCCGAAGTCGACGGCCGCCCCCTGCCCGTCAAGCTGCTCGATTCCGTCTGCAAGCTCTTCTCGCCGTATCTGTAA
- a CDS encoding rubrerythrin family protein produces the protein MADLKGSRTEADLKEAFAGESQANRKYLAFARQAEAEGYPQVAKLFRAAAEAETVHALAHLRVLGGIGDTAANLKEAIRGETAEFTEMYPHMIREATNAGYDSALKSFTYANTVEKAHARLYQKALDNLGRNDEVDYYVCQVCGNTIEGEPDGPCEVCGATIAAFKKVD, from the coding sequence ATGGCAGATCTGAAAGGGAGCAGGACCGAGGCCGACCTGAAGGAGGCCTTTGCCGGGGAATCCCAGGCCAACCGCAAGTATCTCGCCTTTGCCCGTCAGGCCGAGGCCGAAGGCTATCCGCAGGTCGCCAAGCTCTTTCGGGCCGCGGCCGAGGCCGAAACCGTTCATGCCCTGGCCCATTTGCGGGTACTCGGCGGCATCGGTGACACAGCCGCCAACCTGAAAGAGGCGATCCGTGGCGAGACGGCCGAGTTCACCGAAATGTATCCGCACATGATCCGCGAGGCGACCAACGCCGGCTACGATTCGGCGCTGAAGAGCTTCACCTATGCCAACACCGTCGAAAAGGCCCACGCCCGGCTCTACCAGAAAGCCCTTGACAATCTCGGGCGCAATGACGAAGTTGATTATTACGTCTGTCAGGTTTGCGGCAATACCATCGAGGGCGAACCTGACGGACCCTGCGAAGTCTGCGGCGCCACCATCGCCGCGTTCAAGAAGGTCGACTGA
- a CDS encoding PEGA domain-containing protein produces the protein MYLRRALTLLLLVCFLTGCAANQAAFISVPPGARVIVDGREIGTTPCTLDYRCDGGRERQVVLLKDGFEPIRYTIRSDEVDREAQAGWVTASLLLPLGSPLLIGTLFSKKLKDSYEFILRPGSEQVAGDSGNLETLFR, from the coding sequence ATGTACCTGCGGCGCGCATTGACATTGCTGCTTCTGGTCTGTTTTCTGACCGGTTGCGCGGCCAACCAGGCGGCGTTCATTTCCGTGCCCCCCGGAGCCCGGGTGATCGTCGACGGCAGGGAGATCGGCACCACGCCCTGCACTCTCGATTACCGCTGCGACGGCGGCCGCGAGCGGCAGGTGGTGCTGCTCAAGGACGGGTTCGAGCCGATTCGCTACACCATCCGTTCCGACGAAGTCGATCGCGAGGCCCAGGCCGGCTGGGTTACCGCCAGCCTGCTTCTGCCCCTGGGCAGTCCGCTGCTGATCGGCACCCTCTTCAGCAAGAAGCTCAAGGACAGCTACGAATTCATTCTGCGTCCCGGCAGCGAGCAGGTCGCCGGTGACAGCGGCAACCTGGAAACCCTTTTCCGTTGA
- the uvrA gene encoding excinuclease ABC subunit UvrA: protein MTDKIIIKGAREHNLKNIDLEIPRDKLVVITGVSGSGKSTLAFDTIYAEGQRRYVESLSAYARQFLEQMDKPDVESIEGLSPAISIEQKTTSRNPRSTVGTVTEIYDYLRLLFARVGKVHCFKCGRQIAGQTVEQMVDRVMALPERSKVILLAPIVRGRKGEYRRELKQLQADGFVRVRVDGEQYELGEEIPLDKNRKHTIEVIVDRLVVKEGIESRLADSLETCLRLAEGVVRVEVVGGASELWSEHHACVECGVSYPEITPRMFSFNNPYGACPDCSGLGTRMYFDEELVVPDPDLSLRHGAVAPWETRSGVYYQNLLEALAEHYRFDIRTPFRQLPENVRRIVLYGSGDEKIRFFWDQGRRRHYYSKPFEGVIPSLERRYRETDSETVREQLERYMNVMPCPTCNGARLKLEMLNVRVGGKNIQEVCALSIAEAEAFFAALELSGREREIARRILKEIRERLSFLTHVGLDYLSLDRSSGTLSGGEGQRIRLATQVGSSLVGVLYILDEPSIGLHQRDNRRLLETLKRLRDLGNTVLVVEHDEETILEADHVIDMGPAAGIHGGEVVAQGTPQQIMANPRSLTGRYLNGELSIPVPERRRVPERWLEVRGARENNLRNIDVRFPLGVMTCVTGVSGSGKSTLTIDTLYRTLASRLNGARLRAGRCDAVLGLEQLDKVIDIDQSPIGRTPRSNPATYTGVFTEIRQLFAGLPEAKIRGYKPGRFSFNVKGGRCEACQGDGILKIEMHFLPDVFVTCDVCRGARFNRETLEVKYKGKSIADVLDMTANQAARFFENIPKISNRLETLRDVGLGYIRLGQSATTLSGGEAQRVKLAKELSKRATGKTIYILDEPTTGLHFADIEKLLQVLHRLVEAGNTVIIIEHNLDVIKTADYIIDLGPEGGSRGGTVVAAGTPEEVAGVEVSHTGRYLRTCLPAFAASAAAR, encoded by the coding sequence ATGACCGACAAGATCATCATCAAGGGTGCCCGTGAGCACAACCTGAAGAATATCGATCTCGAGATTCCGCGCGACAAGCTGGTGGTGATCACCGGCGTCTCCGGTTCGGGCAAGTCGACGCTGGCCTTCGACACCATCTACGCCGAGGGCCAGCGCCGCTACGTCGAGTCGTTGTCGGCCTACGCCCGGCAGTTTCTCGAACAGATGGACAAGCCTGACGTGGAGAGCATCGAGGGCCTGTCGCCGGCGATCTCCATCGAGCAGAAGACCACCAGCCGCAACCCGCGTTCCACCGTCGGCACGGTGACCGAGATCTACGACTACCTGCGGCTGCTGTTCGCCCGTGTCGGAAAGGTGCACTGCTTCAAGTGCGGCCGGCAGATCGCCGGGCAGACCGTCGAACAGATGGTCGACCGGGTGATGGCCCTGCCGGAGCGGAGCAAGGTCATTCTGCTGGCGCCGATCGTACGCGGCCGCAAGGGGGAGTATCGCCGGGAGCTGAAGCAGCTGCAGGCCGACGGCTTCGTGCGGGTGCGTGTCGACGGTGAGCAGTACGAGCTGGGGGAGGAGATCCCGCTCGACAAGAACCGCAAGCACACCATCGAGGTGATCGTCGACCGGCTGGTGGTCAAGGAGGGGATCGAGAGCCGGCTGGCCGATTCCCTGGAGACCTGCCTGCGGCTGGCCGAGGGCGTGGTGCGGGTGGAGGTGGTCGGCGGCGCCAGCGAACTCTGGTCGGAGCATCACGCCTGCGTCGAGTGCGGCGTCTCCTATCCGGAAATCACTCCGCGCATGTTCTCCTTCAACAATCCCTACGGCGCCTGCCCCGACTGCTCGGGACTGGGTACCCGCATGTACTTTGACGAGGAGCTGGTGGTTCCCGACCCCGACCTTTCGCTCCGGCACGGGGCGGTGGCTCCCTGGGAGACCCGCTCCGGCGTCTATTACCAGAACCTGCTCGAGGCCCTCGCCGAGCATTACCGGTTCGACATCCGCACTCCGTTCCGGCAGCTGCCGGAAAATGTGCGCCGGATCGTCCTCTACGGTTCCGGCGACGAGAAGATCCGCTTCTTCTGGGACCAGGGACGGCGGCGGCACTACTACAGCAAGCCCTTCGAGGGGGTGATTCCCAGCCTCGAGCGCCGTTACCGGGAGACCGACTCGGAGACGGTGCGCGAACAGCTCGAGCGCTACATGAACGTCATGCCCTGCCCGACCTGCAACGGCGCGCGCCTGAAGCTGGAGATGCTCAACGTAAGGGTCGGCGGCAAGAACATCCAGGAAGTCTGCGCCCTCTCCATCGCCGAGGCCGAGGCCTTTTTCGCCGCCCTCGAGCTGAGCGGCCGGGAACGGGAGATCGCCCGCCGCATCCTCAAGGAGATCCGCGAACGGCTCTCCTTCCTCACCCACGTCGGCCTCGACTATCTCTCCCTCGACCGCTCCTCCGGCACCCTCTCCGGCGGCGAGGGGCAGCGCATCCGGCTGGCGACCCAGGTTGGTTCGAGTCTGGTCGGCGTGCTCTACATTCTCGACGAGCCCTCCATCGGCCTGCACCAGCGCGACAACCGGCGGCTGCTCGAAACCCTGAAGCGGCTGCGCGATCTCGGCAACACGGTGCTGGTGGTCGAGCACGACGAGGAGACCATTCTCGAGGCCGACCACGTCATCGACATGGGACCGGCGGCCGGCATCCACGGCGGCGAGGTGGTCGCCCAGGGGACGCCGCAACAGATCATGGCCAATCCGCGCTCCCTGACCGGCCGCTACCTGAACGGCGAGCTGTCGATTCCGGTGCCGGAGAGGCGCCGGGTGCCCGAACGCTGGCTCGAGGTGCGCGGAGCGCGGGAGAACAACCTGCGCAACATCGACGTCCGCTTTCCGCTCGGGGTGATGACCTGCGTCACCGGCGTGTCCGGTTCCGGCAAGTCGACCCTCACCATCGACACCCTCTACCGCACTCTGGCCTCACGCCTCAACGGCGCCCGCCTGCGGGCCGGCCGCTGCGACGCGGTGCTCGGCCTGGAGCAGCTCGACAAGGTGATCGACATCGACCAGTCGCCCATCGGCCGCACCCCGCGTTCCAATCCGGCCACCTACACCGGCGTCTTCACCGAGATCCGGCAGCTGTTCGCCGGGCTGCCGGAAGCGAAGATCCGCGGCTACAAGCCGGGGCGGTTCTCCTTCAACGTCAAGGGCGGCCGCTGCGAAGCCTGCCAGGGGGACGGCATACTCAAGATCGAGATGCACTTTCTGCCCGACGTTTTCGTCACCTGCGATGTCTGTCGGGGAGCCCGCTTCAACCGCGAGACCCTCGAGGTGAAGTACAAGGGCAAGTCGATCGCCGACGTGCTCGACATGACCGCCAACCAGGCGGCCCGGTTCTTCGAGAACATTCCGAAGATCAGCAACCGGCTGGAGACGCTGCGCGATGTCGGTTTGGGCTACATCAGGCTCGGCCAGAGCGCCACCACCCTCTCCGGTGGCGAGGCGCAGCGGGTCAAGCTGGCCAAGGAGCTGAGCAAGCGGGCCACCGGCAAGACCATCTACATCCTCGACGAACCGACCACCGGCCTGCACTTTGCCGACATCGAAAAGCTGCTGCAGGTGCTGCACCGGCTGGTCGAGGCAGGCAACACAGTGATCATCATCGAGCACAACCTCGATGTTATCAAGACCGCCGACTACATCATCGATCTCGGTCCCGAGGGTGGTTCGCGCGGCGGCACGGTGGTCGCCGCCGGCACGCCGGAAGAGGTGGCCGGCGTCGAGGTCTCGCATACCGGCCGCTATCTGCGCACCTGCCTGCCCGCCTTCGCTGCGTCGGCCGCGGCAAGGTAA
- the pdxA gene encoding 4-hydroxythreonine-4-phosphate dehydrogenase PdxA, with amino-acid sequence MKPLILTMGDPTGIGPELILKALLAGELDPFADRLLVAGDAGVLARASAPFAVAARFEPEDDGTGRLWLADRSLPVRVLSRLDAGRLVPGCPDAACGAAMAAYVEWAVAACRRGEAAGMVTCPISKAAMQAAGIPFPGHTELLAERCGVEKVVMMLAGARLKVCLVTTHLAYREVPARLSREEILATLRIVDRSLRRQFGLERPRLAVAALNPHAGEDGLFGDEEKRIIVPALEEARAAGIDARGPFPPDTLFYFAARGDCDAVICMYHDQGLIPLKLLHFEDAVNVTLGLPIVRTSVDHGTAYDLVGTGKANTASLLAAIRMAEQMTRNS; translated from the coding sequence ATGAAACCGCTGATTCTCACTATGGGCGATCCGACCGGGATCGGTCCGGAGCTGATTCTCAAGGCCCTGCTGGCCGGTGAGCTCGACCCCTTTGCCGACCGGTTGCTGGTGGCCGGCGATGCCGGCGTGCTGGCGCGGGCCTCGGCCCCTTTTGCCGTCGCCGCCAGGTTCGAACCGGAAGACGACGGGACGGGACGGCTGTGGCTGGCCGACCGCTCGCTGCCGGTTCGCGTTCTGAGCCGGCTGGATGCCGGCCGGCTGGTTCCGGGGTGTCCGGACGCCGCCTGCGGCGCGGCGATGGCCGCCTACGTCGAATGGGCGGTGGCGGCCTGCAGGCGCGGCGAGGCCGCCGGCATGGTCACCTGCCCGATCAGCAAGGCGGCTATGCAGGCCGCCGGCATCCCCTTTCCCGGTCACACCGAACTGCTCGCCGAGCGCTGCGGCGTCGAGAAGGTGGTGATGATGCTGGCCGGCGCCAGGCTGAAGGTCTGCCTGGTCACCACCCACCTCGCCTACCGCGAGGTTCCCGCCCGGCTCAGCCGGGAGGAGATTCTCGCCACCCTGCGGATCGTCGACCGTTCCCTGCGTCGGCAGTTCGGCCTCGAGCGGCCCCGACTGGCGGTGGCCGCCCTCAATCCCCACGCCGGCGAGGATGGCCTGTTCGGCGACGAGGAGAAGCGGATCATCGTTCCGGCGCTGGAAGAGGCGCGGGCCGCCGGCATCGACGCCCGCGGTCCCTTTCCGCCCGACACCCTTTTCTACTTCGCCGCCCGCGGCGACTGCGACGCGGTGATCTGCATGTATCACGACCAGGGGCTGATACCGCTGAAGCTGCTGCATTTCGAGGACGCGGTCAACGTCACTCTCGGCCTGCCGATCGTCCGTACCTCGGTCGACCATGGCACCGCCTACGATCTGGTCGGCACGGGCAAGGCGAACACCGCCAGCCTGCTGGCGGCGATTCGCATGGCGGAGCAGATGACTCGTAACAGCTGA
- a CDS encoding peptidyl-prolyl cis-trans isomerase, which yields MNKLLFSLFFLLVSVLPARAELVSKIAAVVNDDIITTYQLEQEVARVLAKRARGEKLNADQIETLRRTLLDKLIEETLLQQQIEALGLTVSETEIDEAVQDVQRQNKLTTEQLTRALKAQGLTMESYREKLRKQILRLKLLGRQVQSKVDVTDSDIREYFRDHIDEFREPPYIRFSHLIVTLPEKADARREAEARELAEKALARLRGGESLESVVEDLSRQGLAIGGDMGRFKESELSPEIVEALKGMKVGDYSRPLKVPRGFMIFRVDERIPGHIRNFDLVKSEIRQKLIDEAREREFRKWSKSMKKDAYIDIRL from the coding sequence ATGAACAAACTCCTCTTCTCGCTCTTTTTTCTGCTCGTCTCCGTCCTGCCGGCCCGCGCCGAGCTGGTCAGCAAGATCGCGGCCGTGGTCAACGACGACATCATCACCACCTACCAGCTCGAGCAGGAGGTGGCCAGGGTGCTGGCGAAACGGGCGCGGGGCGAAAAGCTGAACGCCGACCAGATCGAAACCCTGCGCCGCACCCTGCTCGACAAGCTGATCGAGGAAACCCTGTTGCAGCAGCAGATCGAGGCGCTGGGCCTGACCGTTTCCGAGACCGAGATCGACGAGGCGGTGCAGGATGTGCAGCGGCAGAACAAGCTGACCACCGAGCAGCTGACCAGGGCGCTCAAGGCCCAGGGGCTGACCATGGAGAGCTACCGGGAGAAGCTGCGCAAGCAGATTCTGCGCCTGAAGCTGCTCGGCCGCCAGGTGCAGAGCAAGGTTGACGTGACCGACAGCGACATCCGGGAGTATTTCCGCGACCATATTGACGAGTTTCGCGAGCCGCCCTATATCCGCTTTTCCCACCTGATCGTCACCCTGCCCGAGAAGGCTGACGCCCGCCGGGAGGCCGAGGCCCGGGAGCTGGCCGAAAAGGCCCTGGCCCGGTTGCGGGGAGGCGAGAGCCTGGAGTCGGTGGTCGAGGATCTGTCGCGTCAGGGACTGGCGATCGGCGGCGACATGGGCCGTTTCAAGGAGAGCGAACTGTCGCCGGAGATCGTCGAGGCCCTGAAAGGGATGAAGGTCGGCGATTACAGCCGGCCGCTCAAGGTGCCCAGGGGGTTCATGATCTTCCGGGTCGACGAGCGGATACCGGGACACATCCGCAATTTCGATCTGGTCAAATCGGAGATCCGCCAGAAGCTGATCGACGAGGCCCGCGAGCGCGAGTTCAGGAAGTGGAGCAAGTCGATGAAGAAGGATGCCTATATCGATATCCGGTTGTGA
- a CDS encoding peptidylprolyl isomerase, with protein MRGLRCLVLVLLLVAGLVGCRRETPESRPLLRVNDRVLSAERFDREFARSLPADRLLSPDERRDLRRSFLAQIIDRELILAEADRLDLQVTAGELTRARREIERDYADREFEQMLERRGLTLDEWQRQLTDELLIEKVIDLQVRSRIAISDQEVAAYYRDHRDEFDRPEQARARQIVVGSREEGERLLGLLRQGESFAEVARAHSLSPDAEQGGDLGWFPRGQMPPEFDRAVFSLPVGRLSDLVKSPYGYHIFLVEERRPARRLALDEARDEIRKILRRQAEKTAFQSWLKELRRRARIEIDLQQLDRTASG; from the coding sequence ATGCGCGGATTACGCTGCCTGGTCCTGGTTCTGCTCCTGGTCGCGGGTCTGGTCGGCTGCCGGCGGGAGACGCCGGAGAGCCGCCCCCTGCTGCGGGTCAACGACCGGGTGCTGTCCGCCGAGCGGTTCGACCGGGAATTCGCCCGGAGCCTGCCTGCCGACCGGCTGCTGTCTCCGGATGAACGCAGGGATTTGCGCCGGTCCTTTCTGGCCCAGATTATCGATCGCGAACTGATCCTTGCCGAGGCCGACCGCCTCGATCTGCAGGTCACCGCCGGCGAGCTGACCCGCGCCCGGCGGGAGATCGAGCGCGACTATGCCGACAGGGAGTTCGAGCAGATGCTCGAGCGCCGGGGGCTGACTCTCGACGAGTGGCAGCGGCAGCTGACCGACGAGCTGCTGATCGAAAAGGTCATCGATCTGCAGGTCCGATCGCGCATCGCCATCAGCGACCAGGAGGTCGCCGCCTACTACCGCGACCATCGCGACGAATTCGACCGTCCGGAGCAGGCGCGGGCCCGGCAGATCGTGGTTGGCAGCAGGGAGGAAGGCGAGCGTCTGCTCGGCCTGCTGCGGCAGGGTGAGTCCTTCGCCGAGGTGGCCCGGGCCCATTCACTGTCGCCCGACGCCGAACAGGGCGGGGATCTCGGCTGGTTTCCCCGCGGCCAGATGCCGCCCGAATTCGATCGGGCCGTCTTCAGCCTGCCGGTCGGCCGGTTGAGCGACCTGGTGAAGAGTCCTTACGGTTATCATATCTTTCTGGTCGAGGAAAGGCGGCCGGCCAGGCGGCTCGCGCTGGACGAGGCCCGCGACGAGATTCGGAAAATCCTGCGGCGCCAGGCGGAAAAGACCGCCTTTCAGAGCTGGCTCAAAGAGCTGCGGCGGCGGGCCCGCATCGAAATCGACCTGCAGCAGCTCGACCGAACCGCATCCGGCTGA